One window from the genome of Salvia splendens isolate huo1 chromosome 9, SspV2, whole genome shotgun sequence encodes:
- the LOC121747286 gene encoding protein MET1, chloroplastic-like has product MASSSYTSLCSSSPSLPTRLPKQTATSLSCLLKLNHTKTTSFLIVSPNSDSLTLKPFIRASKTDSETSNDQDEEEQYEEYEVEVVQPYGLKFAKGRDGGTYIDAIAPGGSADKSGKFTVGDRVLATSAVFGEEIWPAAEYGRTMYTIRQRIGPLLMKMQKRYGNTDYTGELTEKEILRFERNSGVVSSRVREIQMQNFLRKKEQKERRERELREGLKLYKSGKYEEALEKFESVLGSKPEPDEASVASYNVACCYAKLDQIQAGLSALKDALDAGFEDFKRIREDPDLENIRKSEEFDPLLKKYDESFINENAINAIKSLFGFNKK; this is encoded by the exons ATGGCGTCAAGCAGCTACACCTCTCTGTGTTCTTCTTCCCCATCTCTCCCCACCAGACTCCCCAAACAAACCGCCACATCTCTGAGCTGCCTGCTTAAGCTCAATCACACCAAAACCACCTCATTTCTCATCGTATCACCCAATTCCGATTCGCTAACCCTAAAACCATTCATCAGAGCATCCAAGACAGACTCCGAGACTTCCAACGATCAAGACGAAGAGGAGCAGTACGAGGAGTATGAGGTGGAGGTGGTGCAGCCCTACGGCCTTAAATTCGCCAAGGGCAGAGACGGAGGTACCTACATCGACGCCATTGCACCCGGTGGATCCGCCGATAAGTCCGGCAAGTTCACAGTCGGCGATCGAGTTCTCGCCACCAG TGCGGTTTTTGGGGAGGAAATATGGCCTGCTGCTGAATATGGAAGAACAATGTACACTATCAGGCAAAGAATAGGTCCACTGCTTATGAAAATGCAGAAGAGATATG gaAACACGGATTACACAGGTGAGCTGACAGAAAAGGAAATTCTGAGATTTGAGAGGAATTCTGGTGTTGTAAGCAGCAGAGTTAGGGAAATACAA ATGCAGAACTTCTTGAGAAAGAAAGAGCAGAAGGAGCGGCGAGAGAGAGAGCTACGCGAAGGACTCAAGCTTTACAA GAGCGGAAAGTATGAAGAGGCATTGGAGAAGTTTGAGTCCGTATTAGGATCAAAACCAGAACCGGATGAGGCTTCAGTAGCTAGCTACAACGTTGCTTGCTGCTATGCAAAGCTTGATCAG ATACAAGCTGGACTATCTGCTCTTAAGGATGCCTTGGATGCAGGATTTGAAGATTTTAAG AGAATTCGGGAAGATCCTGACCTTGAGAACATCAGGAAATCAGAGGAATTCGATCCTCTTCTGAAGAAATATGATGAGTCTTTCATCAACGAGAATGCCATCAACGCCATCAAATCTCTGTTCGGATTCAACAAGAAATGA
- the LOC121747287 gene encoding uncharacterized protein LOC121747287, whose product MKETVFMRVLFCKIRCPLMCFCKPSGTHVYTSKALKLESAPHIVPPAVNAKPSDEGVKEEESADAEHGDGTVTKSCVRKVFPRPSSTREIRKKKVQWMDQLGKELAEIREFESSDSGDTDNEEESSRCLCAIL is encoded by the exons ATGAAGGAAACCGTTTTCATGAGGGTATTGTTCTGCAAGATCCGGTGTCCGCTGATGTGCTTCTGCAAGCCCTCAGGTACTCATGTTTATACTTCGAAGGCGTTGAAGCTGGAAAGCGCTCCACACATCGTTCCTCCAGCAGTCAATGCTAAGCCATCGGATGAGGGTGTCAAAGAAGAAGAGAGTGCTGATGCGGAGCATGGAGATGGCACTGTGACGAAAAGCTGCGTGCGGAAGGTCTTTCCTCGCCCCAGCTCCACCAGAGAGATTAGGAAGAAAAAAGTGCAgtggatggaccagttggggaAGGAACTTGCTGAGATCAGGGAATTTGAATCTAG TGACTCTGGAGATACTGATAATGAAGAAGAAAGCAGCCGTTGTCTCTGTGCCATTCTATGA
- the LOC121748042 gene encoding uncharacterized protein LOC121748042, producing the protein MPFNSVLLISTANRSAEVWQQLACLPERISSDEMVDLVLCFPLQQLGRWALYVWTYLCVSPYPHRHHYEASYTSDDDSDYDDAGGPSSSGNHDYHYCLYCNHQNTGGYHSSSNSD; encoded by the coding sequence ATGCCTTTCAACAGCGTGTTGTTAATTTCAACGGCGAACAGATCGGCGGAGGTGTGGCAGCAGCTGGCGTGTTTGCCGGAGCGGATTAGCAGCGATGAGATGGTCGATTTGGTGCTGTGTTTCCCTCTGCAGCAGCTCGGCCGCTGGGCTCTCTACGTCTGGACCTACCTCTGCGTCTCTCCCTACCCCCACCGCCACCACTACGAGGCTTCCTACACAAGCGATGATGATTCCGATTACGATGATGCCGGCGGACCCTCTTCTTCCGGAAATCACGACTATCACTATTGCCTTTACTGCAACCACCAAAACACTGGCGGTTACCACTCTTCTTCCAATTCTGATTAG
- the LOC121746438 gene encoding uncharacterized protein LOC121746438 isoform X1, translated as MEGAHYRNGHRRMALFLACLAVLISLSCAARPSVSRQKLQVEKHLKRLNKSPIKTIESPDGDIIDCVPISQQPAFDHPFLKDHKIQTRPSYHPEGLFDDNKVSKGPKEKSNRMTQLFHMNGKCSEGSIPIRRTKEEDVLRASSVKRYGKKKHRSIHKPRSADPDLINQSGHQHAIAYVEGDKYYGAKATINVWEPKIQQPNEFSLSQIWVLGGSFGEDLNSIEAGWQVSPDLYGDNNTRLFTYWTSDAYQATGCYNLLCSGFIQVNSEIAMGASISPVSAFRNSQYDISILVWKDPKEGHWWMQFGNDYVLGYWPSFLFSYLADSASMIEWGGEVVNSEPEGQHTATQMGSGRFPEEGFGKASYFRNIHVVDSTNNLKSPKELGTFTEQSNCYDVQTGNNEDWGHYFYYGGPGRNPNCP; from the exons ATGGAGGGTGCCCATTATAGGAATGGGCATCGGAGAATGGCGTTGTTCTTGGCGTGCTTAGCTGTCCTGATCTCGCTATCTTGCGCCGCGAGGCCTTCTGTCTCGAGGCAGAAGCTTCAGGTTGAGAAGCATTTGAAAAGGCTGAATAAATCTCCCATTAAGACCATTGAG AGCCCGGATGGTGATATCATTGACTGTGTCCCCATCTCTCAACAGCCAGCATTTGATCATCCCTTTCTCAAAGACCACAAAATTCAG ACAAGGCCTAGTTACCATCCAGAAGGGCTCTTTGATGACAACAAGGTGTCCAAAGGTCCTAAAGAGAAGAGCAATCGTATGACTCAGCTGTTTCATATGAATGGAAAATGCTCCGAGGGCTCGATCCCGATTAGAAGAACAAAGGAAGAGGATGTGTTGAGGGCAAGCTCTGTTAAGAGATATGGAAAGAAAAAGCACAGAAGCATTCACAAGCCGAGGTCTGCTGATCCTGACCTCATCAACCAAAGCGGTCATCAG CACGCGATAGCGTATGTTGAAGGAGACAAGTATTATGGTGCAAAGGCAACGATCAATGTGTGGGAGCCTAAGATTCAGCAGCCTAATGAGTTCAGCTTGTCTCAGATTTGGGTGTTGGGAGGTTCTTTTGGTGAAGATCTCAACAGCATTGAAGCTGGTTGGCAG GTCAGCCCTGATCTCTATGGTGACAACAACACGAGGCTTTTCACTTACTGGACA AGCGACGCGTATCAAGCAACGGGCTGCTACAACCTTCTATGCTCAGGCTTCATTCAAGTCAATAGCGAGATAGCAATGGGGGCCAGCATCTCTCCAGTTTCAGCATTCAGGAATTCACAGTATGATATTAGCATTCTTGTTTGGAAG GATCCGAAAGAGGGACACTGGTGGATGCAGTTTGGGAACGACTACGTGCTAGGATACTGGCCGTCTTTCTTGTTCTCCTACCTAGCAGACAGTGCTTCCATGATTGAGTGGGGCGGGGAGGTGGTGAACTCTGAGCCAGAAGGGCAGCACACCGCGACCCAAATGGGCAGTGGGCGCTTCCCAGAAGAAGGGTTCGGCAAAGCAAGCTACTTCAGGAACATACATGTTGTGGACAGCACCAACAATCTTAAATCCCCCAAAGAATTAGGCACCTTCACTGAGCAATCCAACTGCTATGATGTTCAGACAGGCAACAATGAGGATTGGGGCCATTACTTCTACTATGGAGGCCCAGGCAGGAACCCCAACTGCCCTTGA
- the LOC121746438 gene encoding uncharacterized protein LOC121746438 isoform X2, translated as MEGAHYRNGHRRMALFLACLAVLISLSCAARPSVSRQKLQVEKHLKRLNKSPIKTIESPDGDIIDCVPISQQPAFDHPFLKDHKIQTRPSYHPEGLFDDNKVSKGPKEKSNRMTQLFHMNGKCSEGSIPIRRTKEEDVLRASSVKRYGKKKHRSIHKPRSADPDLINQSGHQHAIAYVEGDKYYGAKATINVWEPKIQQPNEFSLSQIWVLGGSFGEDLNSIEAGWQVSPDLYGDNNTRLFTYWTSDAYQATGCYNLLCSGFIQVNSEIAMGASISPVSAFRNSQYDISILVWKDPKEGHWSCLEGRIQIHSITADFAYLCDAH; from the exons ATGGAGGGTGCCCATTATAGGAATGGGCATCGGAGAATGGCGTTGTTCTTGGCGTGCTTAGCTGTCCTGATCTCGCTATCTTGCGCCGCGAGGCCTTCTGTCTCGAGGCAGAAGCTTCAGGTTGAGAAGCATTTGAAAAGGCTGAATAAATCTCCCATTAAGACCATTGAG AGCCCGGATGGTGATATCATTGACTGTGTCCCCATCTCTCAACAGCCAGCATTTGATCATCCCTTTCTCAAAGACCACAAAATTCAG ACAAGGCCTAGTTACCATCCAGAAGGGCTCTTTGATGACAACAAGGTGTCCAAAGGTCCTAAAGAGAAGAGCAATCGTATGACTCAGCTGTTTCATATGAATGGAAAATGCTCCGAGGGCTCGATCCCGATTAGAAGAACAAAGGAAGAGGATGTGTTGAGGGCAAGCTCTGTTAAGAGATATGGAAAGAAAAAGCACAGAAGCATTCACAAGCCGAGGTCTGCTGATCCTGACCTCATCAACCAAAGCGGTCATCAG CACGCGATAGCGTATGTTGAAGGAGACAAGTATTATGGTGCAAAGGCAACGATCAATGTGTGGGAGCCTAAGATTCAGCAGCCTAATGAGTTCAGCTTGTCTCAGATTTGGGTGTTGGGAGGTTCTTTTGGTGAAGATCTCAACAGCATTGAAGCTGGTTGGCAG GTCAGCCCTGATCTCTATGGTGACAACAACACGAGGCTTTTCACTTACTGGACA AGCGACGCGTATCAAGCAACGGGCTGCTACAACCTTCTATGCTCAGGCTTCATTCAAGTCAATAGCGAGATAGCAATGGGGGCCAGCATCTCTCCAGTTTCAGCATTCAGGAATTCACAGTATGATATTAGCATTCTTGTTTGGAAG GATCCGAAAGAGGGACATTGGTCTTGTTTGGAAGGCAGAATTCAAATTCACTCCATTACTGCTGACTTTGCTTACTTATGTGATGCCCACtga
- the LOC121746994 gene encoding uncharacterized protein LOC121746994 — protein sequence MDKLQWGKRKRMRCVKVKDSPLSGKSDSGGGGAVVKKKITSRVVDNNCSKDGSVLPSPHRSTRDLGVSRSIANDTRKALASLSPEKEDRYYTTRGSGGFDDATKALFVDPKEENRKVVWPKLLIALSSKEKEEDFMAMKGCKPPQRPKKRAKLIQRTILLVSPGAWLTDLCQERYEVREKKTSKKKPRGLKGMGTVESDSE from the exons ATGGATAAGCTGCAGTgggggaagaggaagaggatgagGTGTGTGAAAGTTAAGGACTCTCCTTTGAGCGGAAAATCAgacagcggcggcggcggcgctgtGGTGAAGAAGAAAATCACTTCTAGAGTTGTGGATAATAATTGCAGTAAAGATGGGAGTGTTCTTCCATCCCCACATCGTTCAACCAg GGACTTAGGTGTGAGTCGATCTATAGCAAATGACACCCGAAAAGCTTTGGCATCCCTTTCGCCCGAGAAGGAAGACAGGTACTACACAACAAGGGGGTCTGGTGGATTTGATGATGCTACCAAGGCATTGTTCGTGGATCCAAAGGAGGAAAACAGGAAAGTCGTTTGGCCAAAGCTGCTGATTGCACTGTCGAGtaaagagaaggaggaagatTTTATGGCAATGAAGGGTTGCAAACCGCCTCAAAGGCCCAAGAAAAGGGCTAAGTTGATCCAAAGAACCATTTTA TTGGTGAGCCCGGGAGCGTGGTTAACAGACTTGTGCCAGGAGAGGTATGAAGTGAGAGAGAAGAAGACTTCTAAGAAG AAACCAAGAGGTTTGAAAGGTATGGGAACTGTGGAGAGTGATTCAGAGTAA
- the LOC121746818 gene encoding NHP2-like protein 1, whose amino-acid sequence MTAEAVNPKAYPLADSQLSMTILDLVQQAANYKQLKKGANEATKTLNRGISEFVVMAADTEPLEILLHLPLLAEDKNVPYVFVPSKQALGRACGVTRPVIACSVTSNEGSQLKSQIQQLKDAIEKLLI is encoded by the exons ATG ACTGCTGAAGCTGTGAATCCGAAAGCGTACCCGTTGGCGGATAGCCAGCTCTCCATGACAATTCTCGATTTGGTTCAGCAAGCTGCCAATTACAAGCAGCTCAAAAAGGGTGCTAACGAAG CAACAAAGACTCTGAACAGAGGGATTTCTGAGTTCGTTGTGATGGCTGCTGATACTGAGCCCCTTGAgattcttcttcatcttccacttCTCGCTGAAGATAAG AATGTGCCGTATGTGTTTGTTCCATCCAAGCAAGCTCTTGGTCGGGCGTGTGGAGTCACCAGACCAGTGATTGCCTGTTCTGTGACAAGCAACGAGGGAAGTCAGTTGAAATCTCAAATCCAGCAACTGAAG GACGCCATCGAGAAGCTCCTGATCTGA
- the LOC121748300 gene encoding 5'-adenylylsulfate reductase-like 5, with the protein MLSMDISMGKCVLMLMVCVMTESATSLRLDSSSSSICQLDSVPFLHDLNSQCPFTGPFTSSPFQVNGEALDKAIASIRKNEYMAVLFYAPWCPFSSIFKPRFSILSSMYPQIKHVMIEQSSAMPSVFSRYGIHSVPSLLIVNQTTRIRHHGSKDLQSLVSFYKITTGLDQVVDIAEETHRHEEAFQVWDGASLKETLLSEPYLVLSLVFVLSRAFLYFFPEIVSDLSALWVACIPHLNLGILGESRQLLSHALQLIDVTRILSKLKICKTRNFHERARNARVWASSLASVSLGETSSSSRVLTSRDFEN; encoded by the exons ATGTTGTCCATGGATATTTCGATGGGAAAATGCGTGTTAATGTTGATGGTGTGTGTGATGACGGAATCAGCAACCTCGTTGCGTTTGGATTCTTCCTCCTCGTCTATTTGTCAGCTGGATTCCGTACCATTTCTTCACGATCTCAATTCTCAGTGCCCGTTTACCGGCCCCTTCACTTCTTCACCGTTTCAG GTGAATGGAGAAGCACTTGATAAAGCTATCGCCTCCATTAGGAAGAATGAATATATGGCTGTTTTGTTTTATGCCCCCTGGTGTCCTTTCTCAAGTATCTTCAAGCCTAGGTTTTCTATACTCAGTTCCATGTATCCTCAGATCAAACATGTGATGATTGAACAATCTTCGGCCATGCCTAG TGTTTTCTCTAGATATGGCATTCATAGTGTGCCGTCACTGCTGATAGTGAATCAGACAACACGGATTAGACATCATGGTAGCAAAGATCTCCAGTCACTCGTGAGTTTCTACAAAATAACCACAG gTCTAGATCAAGTAGTAGATATAGCTGAAGAAACGCATCGCCATGAGGAAGCCTTTCAGGTTTGGGATGGAGCATCTCTGAAAGAAACCTTGTTGAGCGAACCTTACCTTGTACTTTCCCTAGTATTTGTTCTCTCTCGAGCATTTCTGTATTTCTTTCCAGAAATTGTGTCCGATCTATCAGCACTATGGGTTGCCTGCATTCCTCATCTGAATCTGGGGATTTTGGGGGAGTCGAGGCAGCTTCTCAGTCATGCTCTCCAACTTATTGATGTGACGAGAATTTTGAGCAAGCTGAAGATTTGTAAAACCAGGAACTTCCATGAAAGGGCAAGAAATGCTCGGGTGTGGGCGTCATCCCTCGCGTCTGTATCCTTGGGCGAGACATCTTCTTCATCGAGAGTATTAACGTCGAGAGACTTCGAGAACTAG